DNA from Tachypleus tridentatus isolate NWPU-2018 chromosome 8, ASM421037v1, whole genome shotgun sequence:
CTTGTggttcacaaaataatttttttttctatgcaAGGTGCTTTCACTGGATGGACAATGCTTGACATACATGCTCAGTAATATCAAAAGCTGCTTCCTCCTGTTGTTTATACTTGAACAGTCTACTCATTGATTTCTAAGTATCTTTTGCAATTTTTTGCTTCAGGTATGTTGGTTTTGGCAgttttatctaatgaacttgttaTACAGTATCTTTTCCCTATTCAATTATCTCAGATACCCATTTCCTTTCCATTGTCTCAGAATCCTACAACCAACCAATGTCTGATCAGGCATACAAGGCCTATCCCTGTAGATCATCAAACCTGTCAAttatttttttcaggtttttattcTAGGCTATTTGTACTACTCAAGGAAACCAGAGACTATTAGCCTATGATTGAATTGTCTTGCCTCAATTAATTTTTGCTTCTAACACAATTTACTATGGAATCTTTTTCTCagatagagttttttttttctggatttgcAGATGACAAAGGTAATGTCATAAATATTGATATGCATATCTTGATTTCCCATTTATCTTTGGTATGTTTATCATCAGGTAGTATATCAATTTTGCACCCTACCCTTTCAGCTTGCTTTGGTCCTGTATGTCTTTTGTTGAGTGGTTAAGACATTTCCTCAACATTTACATGTTCAAGGTTTTTGCTTCCATCATATGTATGACTGTTTTCTAATAGCTCTTTCCAAAAAAGGAAGCAGCTCATGTGGATTGGATAACGAAATTAGAAGAGTCATTCCTGTTGTCCACTTGGtggtttgttttcaacatttatcTCAATAGGGTACAACCTTCTTTTCTTTGGCTTTCTTTGATGGAGCTTTTAGTTCTCCATGCCCTTAATGTTTCTTCTCTTACAGTGTGTGAGGTTTTATTGTTTTGGGGAATATGGTCTTCCATAGCAGCCCTTATGTTCTTGGTTTGAGCACATGTGCAGTTTCTTCTGTACACCCCGAACAACCAATGGAACCTTGTGTGGGATCCTTTGGAGATTTCTATTTTCCTTCCTCTCCCTCTTGAATATGACCTGCATTGGTGGTTGGATAAAACTTGCACATCAACAGGTGTTTGGCTTTCTTCCCTCTTATCCAGGTTTTTATACCTTCACACATGCTTCCCTTCAGAGCATGGGGGAAGGCATGGGTCAGTCAGGTAGAAGCTTTGGATCAGTGGTTGCTGaccaaaatatattaacaaatcaACATCCTGGACCTTCTAGCAGTATTTTATaccttaaattattatttcattttctaggTTATAGTTGAAGTACTGCAGAAAGTCTgaacttcatattttttttccCAGTTGTAccaaaaggttttaaaaaatcaGCTTAGCTGTCCAGTAGGTGAAGAACATTTTATGAATATACAGTTCTGTCTGCCTTAGTTTCTTCAGGTGTTAAAACCGAGTCAatcgtttctttaaacaaatgGTTCCAACAAATAACCTTTTTTGCAGCTTTAAAGTGTATATGGTCTTCACAATGTTGTTCTGGAGCTCATAGATAACACCAAACACTAGAAAAAATAAtgtgttctttttgttttgtgtcATGTTAATGTTGCTGTGTTTTCTTTAAGTAACGTGCAGTGTACACATGTAAACAGTCttttaaatgaaaagtttttcttttaagaaatatttgaataGAGTGTATATCTTAAGTACTTCTTtgtaaaacagtaagaaaattagaaactagGCTATAATTGTTAAATTCATCTAGAGAAAAAATGTTGTTTGCACACATTATATAGGTCATTGTGACTGATTCTgcttttttagtttttcaaattcCATTGTATTTCTGATTTGATGAGCTTCTTTTGATAGACTTTTATTTATAGCCTAAACACAGCTGTTTTGTGCTGTTCATTTATTCTAAAATTCAATAGAAGTTGATTCTCACCAATTGAAATTCTTTTTACCACTGATTTTTCACATGTGACTTATCTTGGAATATCTTTATATTTCTATgagatgcatttttttttctgaaacatcaCTAGCACTACCACCATCTGTACCTATCTACTCTCCAATTCACACAAGTATCAGTGAAAATGTACTGGTTCTCAgttaattttgtttctgattGTAGATGTTAATCAACATCAGAGTTCTTTGAGGAAGCTGTTTCCTCCCCTTGTAGCCCTAGCTGTATCGGTCAACAGTTCCAGTCACAGCTTGAACATGGCTTTCTTTCATAGTCCTTCTGTGAGGAATGTTCAACCACAATTTAGATTAGCTGTTGGAAGCCTTGAAATCCCGTTTATCTGAATTTTTCAAAATACTGAATACCTggcattttaataacattttggaTTTTTTATAGACAATTGCAACTGACTGTTTTCTGACAATTTCTAAAGCATGAATGTCTAAGAAACCTGTCAAAGTAACAGTTAACTACAGAATGTCTTACTAGCCAATGAAAACAAGGTTAGTGAAGCACAAATTAGACTTCCACAACCTTCCAGTGATGAAGCAAATTTAAGAATTGTACCATGATACTTGAAAAACTACCATATCTTCtttctattttagtttataaagtaAACTTGGTAGcttatcagaatatttagaaatttttagATAGGCACAATTTTAAATTGCTTATAGATTAATATATAGGAGATTTATCTTGTGCAGTAAGGAGCCTATTTTATTGAGTAGTTACATGTGGTCAAGGCATGGGTTCCATTTAGGTATTTTTTAACCTTACCCATGAACAATATGATCTGTTGTCTATTTATTACAGTCTTATAAACTAGCCATATTTCTTGTAGCAATATTAAAATCTTTTGCATCTAATGAAATTGCTATTAATAGTTGTTTGGAATTTACAACAGAAATAAATTCCACACCTTTAGTTTCAAACTTCTATAAAGCTAGCCTTGATATAACTTCatctttactaatatttttattctaagaaaCTAATTAGTGCGTATCATTTTATAGACAACCTTTCTTGtgttaataaactaaacaaagatgaTTACAAACTACTCCTACAACTTTCTGTTAAAAAAACTACTActtttatctttcaatattagCCAAAAGATAGTGTACATATAGAATCATTACTTGGCCCAGCTTTAGCCAGCTCTTCTTTGTTAATGTAAATGCAGATGATTGAAAAACTGCCCTGTCAAATATAAGCTGatactttacaaattttatttatatgtatgacATATTTATTGTAGCTTAGAAGCCAAGCTTTTATATTACCTGATTACTTGAAAACTTCTGCCACCCTAATTACTAACTTTCCCTAAGAATTTGGACAACACCATCCTCTGACTTGTCTTGATATACTAATCATAAGTTGAATAACAGTTTTCAACACCCATTTACTGaatgaagattttttttgttttatctttaaactaAATCACACCTATAAACTATAGAATCATGTACTTTGTCTTTTGGACTATGCTTTTAAAACTTGTCATAGTGACCAAAGTGTACTCAGAGAAATAACCTTTTTCTGAAattctaaaatagttttttttttttaaatccatcaCAATAAATGACTTTTCTCAACAACAAGAATACCCAAGTATCTTAACTGTTCAATGCTTCTGTATCACTCTTTAATCTTTTCCCCTTGAAAACaagtataatgttaaaaaatactaaaatattagtcAAATCAATTTACTCAAATGTTAAATTGAAAATACTATTTAATCTATTACTTTCTGACTGAAGGCCAATTACCATCCCACTATGCTCAGATCATTTATGTTTATATGTGTGGTAAATGTCAGTCTCTTTATAATAAGTTCagcatttaaatgttaaaacatgtgAAATAGTATTTTCAATTCACTTATGTTGTGATATCCCTTGTTTACCCTTTCTGTGATAATAGCTGTAAATCGTGACAAAATATCAATCTGATTTAGCTAGTAAAGAAACTCTTCTCatggaaataaacaaaacaacttcaAATAATACTGTATGTTACTAAATTACTTATTGCTTTTTAATACTCAGTTTGTTACAGGTAAgagaatagtttaaaatatatttaggtttatcattgaattttcattgaaatatgttttaatttatggAAAGAAACAACATGATTTTGTCCTGATTTGAATGGAGAAACCTTTTAAGTTCTGTTGTTATTCTCCATgataatatacaattaatttactttacaatacattatatattttaaatgtttgtacattatttaagaccccattatattattaaagtttgaatagctttcattttaatttttgattttattaaaaaattctcAGCTAAATAGTGAGGATGTACTAAACTCAAAATATGCtaattaaaaaatgttgttttgaaataattgttaGTGTAACTAAATAGGAGAGAAATTCAActcaatatatatttgtttgaaatatctatctatatgtatatataaatgtatgactACTGTATTAACTGTTAGTGTTTTAAATTCTTTCTAGATACATGAATCTCACAATGAGTGATGTGACTCTAACCACACCAAATAATGAACAACGgaaatatgaaagtttttttgTTCAAGGGAAGCAAGTAAGATTTGTCCATATTCCagatgatattaatattgttgaagCCATTAAGCAACAACTGAATCTCATTCGTGGGCGTGGTCAATATAAGGAAAGGAAACAACACAAGAAAGCTTTAGCTCAAACACTAAAAATTAGACAAGAGAATTTAAAGATGAAAGAAAGACAACAAGAATTACCGTGACTGAGTCTCAGTTCTGAGATTATTATAAGTGTATCTGCATGTTTACTAAGGTGACACTTTTCCAGTACTGTTGTTTGATGTTATCACTTGTACATCTTACAGATTGAATCTatacattgataaaaaaaatatttctaatgatCTTATTGAGTGTGCAATTgtgaattataaaatttatctttGAAATGACTTCTTTGCTGAATGTCTTGTATGTTGCTACAATAATAGTGTGTGGGCAGATGGTTAAATCATGAACAGTTAGGTTTAGAAAGGTAAATTTAAAAgagataaaactttaaatatctataaatatatgtggctaaaataaatatgttaaattagaCGTATGTCTTTAAGATACCATCTTTTTTGTCATGGTGCCTTAACTGCCAATTAAAAGACATTGTAGTTTATGTAATTTGTGGGAGGATAGCCAGTAGCTCTTGGTCAAGAAGCAGTCTTTGTTTGGGAGTTTTCCATATTGAAGTAAGTTTTAACTTGACAATGACCTGTTGTGTTTAACTGttttgaaaattagaaatataaaagatTTTTCCAACTGTGGACTGAGCAGTCATATAAGATGAGATGTACAAACTTGCTTGATGACATAAATTGACTAGAAATAGTGATGCTATTTATTATCgagttaattttttctttcataaaatcaGAGGCTATTCTCTTTTCATTGGTTATAATATTAGTTTTCTGGTGTGTTTATAACTAGGATTTATGAGAAACATTGGTAGAGACTGAACATTTGCTTACTTACAAGAAAAACTTACTTCAAGTAGACTTGCCATGTTTCTTGTAAAATCAAGTTGTCTTGAATTTGTACCTGCTTGTGTCAAGGGTATTGAGAATTTGACCTTGGTAAGACATTGTAATCTATTGTTGTCTGTCAGATAGAAATTGTCATTCTTCATTGTTTGTCttgtaataaattgtttgtttcaaagtaaagTAATTGTGTCTAGTTTCAACTTTTTGTTTGGTTAAACTTGCCTTTTTTCATACTCTTTATATATTTACTAAGGAACTTTCcattttttagaattttgtacCTTCtaggtttgtttttatcttgtgGGAGAGTGTGACCATCCGAACTGCTTGGCATAATTATgagacatttttttaaatctggtTCCACCAAGCACCCAGCTGTATTTGTCAGACAGAATAAGAAAAATGTGATTGGAGTTGATTGTATAAGTAATGTTTCTTCTGCAACACATTGTCTAGCTTCCAGTGCACTTGAATCACTGAGTGAGTACTTTACAATTAATTTGGACTTAGGTTGGCAGTGGGAACTCAGGATTTAACTTGCTGATGTCTTTATTGGTAAATGTTGTTGCAGTGTGTAGAACATTGGCAGCATGTCATTGTATAGACATCACAGGGTGTCTATTAAACTAATCACTGCACAGACTTCTATGGAGTATCAGAGATATTGCTGAAATAAGAGGACTGAGCAAGTTAACATCAGAGGGAATGTTTGGTCATTGTTGGTGATGCTTGTAAGGAAGAAAAAGGAGCATCAGCAGTTTGGTTTTGACTTCAAGTGAGTAAACATGCTATTATgccttaactctttcactatgGGTTGGTAtagtatacagtcatgtgaaaaaattaggacaccttatgaaagcctgtgtatttttgtaacaattttggatatatagatatttaatctcaattttaacaatactgagagattataggaatataactaaacaattaaaactaaagaaaagacttttcaaaatcttctgtaaatgtaatactacaaaaatgcatatttgaactgaggaaaatgttaggacaccctaccccctaatagctagtgttaccctctttggctgaaataactgcagtgagatgcttcttgtagcaatataccagtctctgacatcggtctgaataAAGTTtaccccactcctcaatgcagaattctttcagccgtgagatgtttgaggggtttcttgcatgtacagcctgtttcaagtcaccccacagcatctcaatgggattaagatatggactttgactcagccattccaggactctccatttcttagttttcagccagttcttggtggatttactggtatgtttggggtcattgttgtgttgcagggtccagttctgcttcagctttaattttcttacagatggacttgcacgttcctcaagcaccctctgatagacagtagaattcatggtggattctatgattgtgagctgtccaggtcctgctgcagcaaagcagccccaaaccatgacacttccacctccatgcttcacagttggtatgaggttcttttcctggaatgctgtatttggtttacgccaaacatgtcctctgttctggtgtccaaattaTTCAATTTTGGATTCatttgtccaaagaacattatttcagaagtcctggtctttgtctacattctctctggcaaacttcagtctggccttgatgtttctcttagagagcaaaggtttcctcctggcacacctcccatgcaaatTACACTTGTACAATCTCTTTATGATTGTagggcatgcactttcacatcaacagtagccagagcctgctgtagttcctgtgatgacattttagggtttttggagacctctttaaGCATCTTGTTGTTTGCTCTCGAGTTGAACTTGCTTAGATGACCAGACCTGggtatgttggcagttgttttgaaagccctccacttgttgactattttctggacagtggaatggctgatttcaaaatattttgggatctttttaaatctcttaccagactcataagctgctacaattttctttctgaaggcctgaggcagctcttttgctctcaccatgatACTCACTCcaacttcaacagtcaggagcacaccaaactaaatgtctgaggtttaaatatggcaagcctcattcacaatgctgagtaatggtcttctaatcatgtgcattttgtgtgatacacctgtgtgtgagttgagccattttaagtgggtataaatatagaggtgtcctaacttttttctcagttagaatatgcatttttgtaaaattacattttacagaatatcttgacaagtctttttttcagttttaattgtttagttatat
Protein-coding regions in this window:
- the LOC143258650 gene encoding U7 snRNA-associated Sm-like protein LSm10 codes for the protein MASLRERALSTKTLVCLIQALQERETTVELRNEVSISGRIEIVDGYMNLTMSDVTLTTPNNEQRKYESFFVQGKQVRFVHIPDDINIVEAIKQQLNLIRGRGQYKERKQHKKALAQTLKIRQENLKMKERQQELP